A single genomic interval of Salinarchaeum sp. IM2453 harbors:
- the dapA gene encoding 4-hydroxy-tetrahydrodipicolinate synthase: MTTDPLRGVYPAMTTPFTEDGSIDFDQLQSDARRLEEAGVDGLVPMGSTGESATVSHEEHVDVVEAVVDAVEDIPVIAGSGSNNTREALELSRRCADVGADALLLISPYYNLPEQQGFVDHYERIADEIDLPQIVYNVPGRTGQNIEPDTAVELAAHENIVGYKAASGDTGQISEIIERTRDEEFAVLSGDDGMTLSVLSMGGTGTISVIGNIEPERTVEMVHSALDGDFERARELHHELGPLARALFIESNPIPVKEAMEIRDYGPARLRLPLTRIEEENREELEAILAELEA; the protein is encoded by the coding sequence ATGACAACTGACCCACTCCGCGGGGTCTATCCCGCGATGACAACTCCATTTACGGAGGACGGAAGTATCGACTTTGATCAACTGCAATCTGACGCACGTCGCCTTGAAGAGGCTGGTGTCGATGGTCTTGTTCCAATGGGATCAACCGGTGAAAGTGCAACTGTATCACATGAAGAACACGTTGATGTTGTTGAAGCAGTTGTTGATGCTGTCGAGGACATTCCAGTTATTGCTGGAAGCGGCTCAAACAATACACGCGAAGCACTCGAGCTTTCGCGCCGCTGTGCTGATGTTGGCGCTGACGCATTACTTCTGATTTCACCATATTATAACCTTCCAGAACAACAGGGATTTGTTGATCATTATGAGCGAATCGCAGACGAAATTGATCTACCACAGATCGTGTATAATGTCCCTGGCAGAACTGGACAGAATATAGAACCTGACACAGCTGTTGAACTTGCTGCTCATGAAAACATTGTTGGATACAAGGCCGCAAGCGGCGATACTGGACAGATATCTGAGATTATCGAACGAACACGCGATGAGGAATTTGCTGTGCTATCCGGTGACGATGGAATGACGCTTTCCGTCCTCTCAATGGGCGGTACAGGAACAATCAGTGTGATCGGTAATATTGAACCAGAACGGACCGTTGAAATGGTACATTCGGCTCTTGATGGTGATTTTGAACGAGCACGCGAACTCCACCACGAGCTTGGTCCACTGGCACGTGCGCTGTTTATTGAATCTAATCCAATCCCTGTCAAGGAGGCAATGGAGATTCGTGACTACGGACCAGCACGGCTTCGACTGCCGCTCACCCGCATTGAGGAAGAAAACCGTGAGGAACTTGAAGCGATTCTTGCTGAGTTGGAAGCATGA
- the cmk gene encoding (d)CMP kinase → MLLTVSGPPGSGKSTTAAALAERFDLSHTSGGDIFRSVAAERGVSVGRLNEIAEEDPSIDKDLDRRLQQIAAEKDDVVLESRLAGWLSADHAAFRIWLDAPLDVRAKRIAEREDKEIDTARIETEQREDSEADRYEEYYDINIKDLSIYDIHINTARWGPEDVPEIIEHAIAQYDANEDEGQAPINTIDI, encoded by the coding sequence ATGTTACTAACCGTCTCGGGACCGCCGGGCAGCGGGAAAAGTACAACGGCAGCTGCACTGGCCGAGCGGTTCGATTTGTCCCACACGAGTGGCGGAGATATTTTTCGGTCTGTAGCAGCAGAGCGTGGAGTCTCAGTTGGAAGGTTGAATGAAATTGCTGAGGAAGATCCATCAATTGATAAAGATCTTGACCGGCGACTGCAGCAGATTGCTGCTGAAAAGGATGATGTTGTTCTTGAATCTCGACTGGCTGGATGGCTGTCCGCAGACCATGCTGCGTTTCGTATCTGGCTTGATGCACCACTGGATGTGCGAGCTAAACGAATCGCTGAGCGCGAAGACAAAGAGATTGATACAGCACGAATAGAGACGGAACAGCGTGAAGATAGTGAAGCTGATCGATACGAGGAATATTATGACATAAATATCAAGGACTTGAGCATCTACGACATTCATATTAATACCGCTCGGTGGGGGCCGGAGGATGTTCCAGAGATTATCGAACATGCAATTGCTCAATACGATGCAAATGAAGATGAAGGACAAGCCCCGATTAACACAATTGATATCTGA
- a CDS encoding RNA-guided pseudouridylation complex pseudouridine synthase subunit Cbf5, giving the protein MRSAPADRTVDELCSFGVINLDKPPGPSAHEVTAWIRDMVGADRAAHGGTLDPKVTGCLPILLGDAVRFAQIFHQTEKEYVAVLELHDTPTGNVESVISEFEANLYQKPPKKSAVSRELRTREVYECTPIEIQSRKVLLRIRCESGTYIRKLCHDIGLALGTGAHMGDLRRTTTGPFDDRSLVTMQEVADGLAYWREGSEDPPINITDVIAPAEAALTEFPTVTIARSAAQAVQNGAQVYAPGVITVDESLENLSAGENPTVVCKTKDGTAVCLGTLVGSPDDETGTVVKLERVLV; this is encoded by the coding sequence ATGCGCTCTGCACCTGCCGATCGGACGGTCGACGAGCTCTGTTCATTTGGAGTCATTAATCTCGATAAACCTCCAGGACCATCTGCACATGAGGTTACAGCATGGATTAGAGACATGGTTGGTGCCGATCGCGCAGCACACGGAGGAACCCTTGATCCTAAAGTAACAGGCTGTCTACCGATTTTACTTGGGGATGCAGTACGATTTGCACAAATCTTTCATCAGACAGAAAAGGAGTACGTCGCCGTACTGGAGTTACATGATACCCCAACAGGTAATGTTGAGTCAGTGATCAGTGAATTCGAAGCAAACCTATATCAGAAACCTCCGAAAAAGAGTGCCGTATCCCGTGAGTTACGAACACGAGAAGTATATGAGTGTACTCCAATAGAGATACAGAGTCGGAAGGTGTTACTTCGGATTCGCTGTGAAAGTGGGACATACATTCGGAAACTGTGTCACGACATTGGGCTCGCGCTGGGAACAGGAGCTCACATGGGAGATCTGCGGAGAACCACGACAGGGCCGTTTGATGATCGGTCGTTAGTAACAATGCAGGAGGTGGCTGACGGGTTGGCATATTGGAGAGAAGGCAGTGAGGACCCCCCGATCAACATAACAGACGTGATAGCCCCTGCTGAGGCTGCGCTGACAGAGTTTCCAACAGTAACAATCGCCAGATCAGCAGCACAAGCAGTGCAAAATGGAGCTCAAGTATATGCACCGGGCGTGATTACAGTTGATGAGTCATTAGAGAACCTCAGTGCTGGTGAGAATCCAACGGTTGTCTGTAAAACAAAGGATGGAACAGCAGTATGCTTAGGAACGCTGGTTGGATCGCCAGACGACGAAACGGGGACGGTCGTTAAGTTAGAACGCGTACTGGTATAG